In Flavobacterium hankyongi, the genomic window CAAGTTTGTGCATTTGTTGGGGCTTATGAATTGGTCCAAATTTCAATTCTTCGTTAGTTAGATAATATTTTTTACCATCTTTAGTAGTAATGGACTCAATTTGAAGAAATCTTGGTTTTACTTTTATCTTTTTATGACTTCCTGAAAAGAAATCATTTGCTGAAAAATCATAAAACAAATCAATAAAAGGCTTACCTTTTTTAGAATAACCACATAAGAGCAATCTGTTTTCAAACAAAGAAGCACCAGTCACTAATCCTTTTACATTAAATACTTCCTTTTGCTTTGCGATATATTCTCCAGACGCTTTAGGCAAAGTATAGATAGTTGTATAATTAGTTTTCCATTCTTTCGTAAACAAATAAATACTGTCCTGAGTTACAACAAAAGCTTCACAATCAAAATTGGTATTATTGGGCTTTTTATGATCAAATTCGTTTTGATTTTCATACTTAAATTTGATGTATTCAATTTTAGGTGATTTATTAATTAATAACAACTTATCAATTTTAAGAATATTTAAATTCTGTCTATTACCTGAAGTATTATTACCTAAATCTCCTATATAAACAAACCCCTCATCTTGAGCAATTTCTTCCCAATCTTGATTCACAACATTAGGCAATGAATATGTTTCCAGAATTGAACCGTTTAATGTATCTAATGCATACAAACTAGTATCAGTATCGTCATTATGCGTCCAAAGTTTTCCATTCCAATGAATCAAGCCAGAGGTTTCTTTTAGCTTATTCTCTAGAATCAAAGAATTAGTAAGCCTTATTTTATTCTTTTTAAAAGTTTCTTTTTTTATCTCTTGAGCATTCATCAAAGTTGAAAGTATCAAGCAAAATAAAATAGTCGTTTTAGTCCTAAAAAAATTAAAATTACTCATCAAAAAATTACATTTTAATATATTTTGAAAATTGACTAACAAGCTCTTCTAATGTAATTCGGCTTGCTGAGGAAGTAGAATTTAAAATGATGCAATTTATTTTTCGTTTGTCGATGTAAATATGAAAATTTCTTTCGGAGGCTATTTTAAAATCGATAGGATACTTTGCAAATAGCTTTTGCTTTTCTGTATACTTTATAAAGTTTTGAGCCGCACTATTTTTGGCGGAGAAACCAAGTAATACTATTTGCTCTAATTCTGGATGATTATTCACGATTGAAATTATATCTTGAAACTCGACAATTTCTATGTTCGAATCTAGCGAACTATTGTTTTTCCTTTTTATTTTCAAAGCGATATCGTGAATACCTAAATGAAGTTTCCTCATTATCGCTTTACGTTCTTCAATAGCTTTGCGTGTATCGGAAAGATTAGCTACCAACTCTATCCCAGAAATTTGCGCCATGACTTTCCAAAATCTATTTTGTTTGTTGGGATAGTAAAACGGAAATGACCATTTGCTTTGATAGGGCGGAAAACTCCCCAACACTAAGGTTTTCATTGGTGAAAAATCGTAAAACCAATTGGGATGGGTTTCTATTGCCATTTATATTGTAAAAGTTAATCCTTGTAAATGTAACGAACTATTTATCGTTGTTCACCATTACTACTTTGTGATATTTTTTTTGTGATAAATAAAATTATCACATTTGTTTTCAAGAAGCTAACACAAGAGTACAATACCTTTATTTTAACAATCATTTTCGTTATATTTGGGAGAAGCAATGTAAACGCGATTGAATAGGTTAACCTATTTTTGAGTTATGTGTCAGTTTGGAAAAACTTTACGAATAGATTTTATGGAAACAAAAAGGCATAAGCTTTTAGAAATTTTAGCGACTAGAGCAATTGCTATTAATCTTAGGGAAATCAAAGAAAGTGCTACAGGAGTATCATACGAAGAGATTTGTAAAAAATTAAAATGTGATAGAACGGAATTATATCAAATATCTTCTTTACTATATATAGAAAAAGAAGTAATTTATCATAATAATTATGGAGTTAATGGCTTGTGCGCTACTGAAAAAGGTATTTCTTCATATACGTACAAAAAATATTTGCGCGCTAGAAATTCGAGAATAAAAAATAACATTAAAGACATTGTAAGCATTTTGATTCCCGTTTTATCTTTAATAATAACAATTTTAGTTATTCTAAAAAATAATGGACAAACGAATCGCGAAACACAGTCAATAAAAGAAAGAATACAAGTAATCGAAAATAAAATTAACAAGCTGAAAGCAAAAAATAATACTACCTCTAGCTGACGCGAGCGTCTCGCTCGTGCCTAATTAAAAAAACAAAATATATT contains:
- a CDS encoding T9SS C-terminal target domain-containing protein, with the protein product MSNFNFFRTKTTILFCLILSTLMNAQEIKKETFKKNKIRLTNSLILENKLKETSGLIHWNGKLWTHNDDTDTSLYALDTLNGSILETYSLPNVVNQDWEEIAQDEGFVYIGDLGNNTSGNRQNLNILKIDKLLLINKSPKIEYIKFKYENQNEFDHKKPNNTNFDCEAFVVTQDSIYLFTKEWKTNYTTIYTLPKASGEYIAKQKEVFNVKGLVTGASLFENRLLLCGYSKKGKPFIDLFYDFSANDFFSGSHKKIKVKPRFLQIESITTKDGKKYYLTNEELKFGPIHKPQQMHKLDLSRFFNAN